A genomic stretch from Flavobacterium sp. KS-LB2 includes:
- a CDS encoding nucleotide pyrophosphohydrolase, with amino-acid sequence MDLKNSQLDVDTWIKEHGVRYFNELTNMAQLTEEVGEVARIIARRYGEQSEKESDKNKDLGEELADVVFVVLCLANQTGIDLQAAFDKKMDLKSIRDKDRHKNNDKLK; translated from the coding sequence ATGGACTTAAAAAATTCCCAACTCGACGTAGATACTTGGATAAAAGAACACGGCGTTCGTTACTTTAATGAACTGACTAATATGGCACAACTTACCGAAGAAGTAGGTGAAGTAGCCCGAATCATAGCCCGTCGTTATGGAGAACAATCCGAAAAGGAAAGTGACAAAAACAAGGACCTTGGCGAGGAATTAGCTGATGTGGTTTTTGTGGTATTGTGTTTGGCAAACCAAACAGGAATTGATTTACAAGCGGCTTTCGATAAAAAAATGGATTTAAAATCTATTCGAGATAAAGATCGTCACAAAAATAACGATAAACTGAAATAA